The following proteins are co-located in the Bosea sp. AS-1 genome:
- a CDS encoding tetratricopeptide repeat protein translates to MRSRHHHVEGDRVLSPSVRWSIAVSAFGLATALIAGPVLADDGAGIDPVSRVARLRELCHSGHAAPSSDPVEIIARHDKALAACNTLINDHKLAGESLVAALLDRADLLAPGTGAAYTRALSDYDRVIALAPKMALAFWKRGKARLLYMRDLPRALIDLDTAIRLEPSQAEFFVTRASIQASLAEPAKALADLDRAIALSPRFEKAWTVRGLTHFNNGDTNRAITDFDEAIRLAPGADGNYRFRAAARRAAGHEAEAAADEAKAEELSADKAGEPAPVTRP, encoded by the coding sequence TTGAGAAGCCGCCATCACCATGTCGAGGGAGACAGGGTGCTCTCGCCTTCCGTCCGCTGGTCGATCGCCGTTTCAGCCTTCGGCCTCGCAACTGCCCTGATTGCGGGGCCGGTTCTTGCCGACGACGGCGCTGGGATAGATCCTGTCTCTCGCGTCGCGCGACTGCGCGAACTCTGCCATTCGGGTCATGCCGCGCCCTCATCCGATCCGGTTGAGATCATTGCGCGCCATGACAAGGCCCTCGCCGCCTGCAACACGCTGATCAACGATCACAAACTTGCGGGTGAGTCGCTTGTCGCCGCCCTTCTGGATCGCGCTGATCTGCTGGCACCGGGAACGGGCGCGGCCTACACACGGGCGCTTTCCGACTATGACCGTGTCATTGCCCTCGCGCCGAAGATGGCCCTCGCGTTCTGGAAGCGCGGCAAGGCTCGGTTGCTCTATATGCGGGATCTGCCGCGCGCCCTGATCGATCTCGACACCGCGATCAGGCTTGAGCCGTCGCAGGCGGAGTTCTTCGTGACGCGCGCTTCGATCCAGGCCTCCCTTGCCGAGCCCGCAAAGGCTTTGGCCGATCTCGACCGCGCGATCGCGCTGTCGCCGCGCTTCGAGAAAGCCTGGACGGTGCGTGGCCTGACCCATTTCAACAATGGTGACACCAACCGGGCCATCACCGATTTCGATGAAGCGATCCGCCTGGCACCGGGTGCCGACGGCAATTACCGCTTCCGCGCCGCGGCCAGACGCGCGGCAGGTCATGAGGCCGAGGCGGCCGCTGACGAGGCGAAGGCCGAGGAGCTTTCGGCTGACAAGGCGGGCGAGCCCGCCCCTGTCACTCGGCCCTGA
- a CDS encoding SDR family NAD(P)-dependent oxidoreductase, translating to MTKALQGRIALVTGASRGIGRAAALAFAAAGAHVVALARTTGALEELDDEIRAIGGSATLVPLDLSDAGGLEKLGPALLERWGKLDILLANAGVLGPLTPLGHATEKEWAKTLDTNVTANWRLIKSLDPALRASDAGRVILMSSGAAHKCTAYWGPYSISKAAVEGLGRTYAAETATTPVKVMLVNPGPLRTKMRAEAMPGEDPMTLKTPEDLAPHLVRLASPDWTESGKIFDFPQGKVLTPQMPA from the coding sequence ATGACCAAAGCACTTCAGGGGCGCATCGCACTCGTCACGGGCGCGTCGCGTGGCATTGGCCGCGCTGCGGCGCTGGCATTCGCCGCGGCAGGCGCCCATGTCGTGGCGCTCGCACGCACGACGGGAGCGCTCGAAGAGCTGGACGACGAGATCCGCGCCATCGGCGGCAGCGCCACCCTGGTCCCGCTCGACCTGTCCGATGCCGGTGGACTGGAGAAGCTCGGCCCGGCCCTGCTGGAACGCTGGGGCAAGCTCGACATCCTGCTCGCCAATGCCGGCGTGCTCGGCCCGCTGACGCCGCTCGGCCACGCCACCGAGAAGGAATGGGCGAAGACACTCGACACGAACGTCACCGCCAACTGGCGGCTGATCAAGTCGCTCGATCCGGCGCTGCGCGCCTCGGATGCCGGGCGCGTCATCCTGATGTCCTCGGGCGCCGCCCATAAGTGCACGGCCTATTGGGGGCCGTACTCGATCTCCAAGGCCGCGGTCGAGGGGCTGGGCCGGACCTATGCGGCCGAGACCGCGACGACGCCGGTCAAGGTCATGCTGGTCAACCCGGGGCCGCTGCGCACCAAGATGCGTGCCGAGGCGATGCCGGGCGAGGATCCGATGACGCTGAAGACGCCGGAGGATCTGGCGCCGCATCTGGTCAGGCTCGCTTCGCCGGACTGGACAGAGAGCGGCAAGATCTTCGACTTCCCGCAAGGCAAGGTGCTGACGCCGCAGATGCCGGCTTGA
- the purF gene encoding amidophosphoribosyltransferase, with the protein MISQTETETAFDPNADRLREECGVFGIYGHADAAALTALGLHALQHRGQEATGIVSFDGKRFHSERRLGLVGDAFSEASVIDKLKGRQAIGHVRYSTTGETILRNVQPLFAELHGGGFAVAHNGNLTNGLTLRRNLVRDGAIYQSTSDTEVLLHLVARSRKQQFVERFIEAIRQIEGAYAFVGMTNKKLIGARDPLGIRPLVLGELDGAPILASETCALDIIGAKFVREIENGEVVIISDSGIESHKPFPPAAERPCIFEYIYFARPDSIVKGRSIYERRKAMGAVLAQESPTDADVVVPVPDSGVPAALGYAQASGIPYELGIIRNHYVGRTFIEPTQKVRELGVKLKHSANRSVVEGKRIVLVDDSIVRGTTSFKIVKMMREAGAREVHFRISSPPITHPDYYGIDTPDREKLLAATHSLEEMRQFVGADSLAFISVDGLYRAMGHERRDPVRPQFTDHCFTGDYPTSLTDVIGESAKQQISLLAEAG; encoded by the coding sequence ATGATCTCGCAGACCGAGACGGAGACCGCCTTCGATCCCAACGCCGACCGGCTGCGGGAGGAATGCGGCGTCTTCGGCATCTATGGCCATGCCGATGCCGCGGCGCTGACCGCTCTCGGCCTGCATGCGCTCCAGCATCGCGGCCAGGAGGCGACCGGTATCGTCTCCTTCGACGGCAAGCGCTTCCATTCGGAGCGCCGGCTGGGCCTCGTCGGCGACGCCTTCTCGGAAGCGAGCGTCATCGACAAGCTCAAGGGCCGGCAGGCGATCGGCCATGTCCGCTACTCGACCACCGGCGAGACGATTCTACGCAACGTCCAGCCACTCTTCGCCGAATTGCATGGCGGCGGCTTCGCGGTGGCTCATAACGGCAACCTGACCAACGGGCTGACGCTGCGCCGCAACCTCGTCCGCGACGGCGCGATCTACCAGTCGACCTCCGACACCGAAGTCCTGCTGCATCTCGTGGCGCGCAGCCGCAAGCAGCAGTTCGTCGAGCGCTTCATCGAGGCGATCCGCCAGATCGAAGGCGCCTATGCCTTCGTCGGCATGACCAACAAGAAGCTGATCGGCGCGCGCGACCCGCTCGGCATCCGCCCGCTCGTGCTGGGCGAACTCGACGGCGCGCCCATCCTGGCCTCGGAAACCTGCGCGCTCGACATCATCGGCGCCAAGTTCGTCCGCGAGATCGAGAACGGCGAGGTCGTGATCATCTCCGACAGCGGCATCGAGAGCCACAAGCCCTTCCCACCGGCGGCGGAACGGCCCTGCATCTTCGAGTACATCTATTTCGCCCGGCCGGATTCCATCGTGAAGGGCCGCAGCATCTATGAGCGCCGCAAGGCGATGGGCGCAGTACTGGCGCAGGAATCGCCGACCGACGCGGATGTCGTCGTGCCCGTGCCGGATTCCGGCGTGCCGGCCGCGCTCGGCTATGCGCAGGCGAGCGGCATCCCCTACGAGCTCGGCATCATCCGCAATCACTATGTCGGGCGCACCTTCATCGAGCCGACGCAGAAGGTCCGCGAGCTCGGCGTCAAGCTGAAGCACTCGGCCAACCGGTCGGTGGTCGAGGGCAAGCGCATCGTTCTGGTCGACGATTCGATCGTGCGCGGCACGACCTCCTTCAAGATCGTCAAGATGATGCGCGAGGCCGGCGCCCGCGAGGTGCATTTCCGCATCTCCTCGCCGCCGATCACCCATCCCGACTATTACGGCATCGACACGCCCGACCGCGAGAAGCTGCTCGCCGCGACGCATTCGCTCGAGGAGATGCGCCAGTTCGTCGGCGCCGATTCGCTCGCCTTCATCTCGGTCGACGGTCTCTACCGCGCGATGGGCCATGAGCGGCGCGATCCGGTGCGGCCGCAATTCACCGACCACTGCTTCACGGGCGATTATCCGACCTCGCTGACCGACGTGATCGGCGAGAGCGCCAAGCAGCAGATCTCCCTGCTGGCCGAAGCCGGCTGA
- a CDS encoding CvpA family protein, producing MPVTILDLVVIGVVLISALLAAVRGFTREVLAIVSWIAAAAVAWVFHPQLVPFIKQYIPASSAQDTIALVASIAALFLGTLIIVSIVTARISDFVLDSRIGALDRTLGFVFGAARGLLLAVIGYLFFAALVGNEKMPVWAKEAKAKPMLEETGRSLIAMLPQDVNADFIKNLLKKPVTETAPEAPAEEPRTPATPAPVAPAPARP from the coding sequence ATGCCTGTCACCATTCTCGATCTCGTCGTCATCGGCGTGGTTCTGATCTCGGCTTTGCTGGCGGCGGTCCGCGGCTTCACCCGGGAAGTGCTCGCCATCGTCTCCTGGATTGCTGCGGCGGCCGTTGCCTGGGTGTTCCACCCGCAGCTCGTGCCTTTCATCAAGCAGTACATCCCGGCCAGTTCGGCGCAGGACACGATCGCGCTCGTGGCTTCGATCGCAGCGCTCTTCCTCGGCACGCTGATCATCGTCTCGATCGTGACGGCGCGCATCTCCGACTTCGTGCTCGACTCGCGTATCGGCGCGCTCGACCGCACGCTCGGCTTCGTCTTCGGCGCGGCGCGCGGGCTTCTGCTCGCGGTGATCGGCTATCTCTTCTTCGCCGCGCTGGTCGGCAATGAGAAGATGCCGGTCTGGGCCAAGGAGGCCAAGGCCAAGCCGATGCTCGAGGAAACAGGGCGCTCGCTGATCGCGATGCTGCCGCAGGATGTGAATGCCGACTTCATCAAGAACCTGCTGAAGAAGCCGGTCACCGAGACTGCGCCGGAAGCCCCGGCGGAGGAGCCGCGCACCCCCGCGACGCCGGCACCCGTTGCGCCTGCCCCAGCCCGTCCCTAA
- the radA gene encoding DNA repair protein RadA: protein MAKRGPTYHCQACGAVYHRWQGKCDACGTWSSLVEDAQAAPVPGGGRPSSSSRARGRVFALESLKGETQDAPRIVSGIGELDRVTGGGFVPGSVLLIGGDPGIGKSTLLMQACAALAMGGRRVVYVSGEESTGQVRLRAERMGLAEAPVELAAETNVEDIVATLGQGQRPALVVIDSIQTMWSGEVESAPGTVTQVRGSAQALIRYAKTSGVCLILVGHVTKDGQIAGPRVVEHMVDAVLSFEGEGAHSFRILRGQKNRFGATDEIGVFEMTGKGLSEVTNPSALFLAGRDQPAPGAAVFAGVEGTRPVLVEIQALVAPTALGTPRRAVVGWENSRLAMVLAVLETHGGLRLGQHDVYLNVAGGLRVNEPAADIAVAAALVSSLTGAILPQEAVYFGEIALSGSIRPVSVAAARLREAAKLGFESALMPAGGADHGDGNGLSLRRFGHVTELVADIAARAPRRDVK, encoded by the coding sequence ATGGCCAAGCGCGGTCCGACCTATCATTGCCAGGCCTGCGGTGCGGTCTATCACCGCTGGCAGGGCAAATGCGACGCCTGCGGGACATGGTCTTCGCTGGTCGAGGATGCGCAGGCAGCGCCCGTCCCCGGCGGCGGGCGCCCCTCCTCCAGCAGTCGGGCACGCGGCCGCGTCTTCGCGCTTGAGTCGCTGAAGGGCGAGACGCAGGACGCGCCGCGTATCGTCTCCGGCATCGGCGAGCTCGACCGCGTCACCGGCGGCGGCTTCGTGCCGGGCTCGGTGCTGCTGATCGGCGGCGATCCCGGTATCGGCAAGTCGACGCTGCTGATGCAGGCCTGCGCCGCGCTGGCGATGGGCGGTCGCAGGGTGGTCTATGTCTCGGGCGAGGAATCGACAGGGCAGGTCCGGCTGCGTGCCGAGCGCATGGGGCTGGCTGAAGCGCCGGTCGAACTCGCTGCAGAGACCAATGTCGAGGATATCGTCGCGACGCTGGGCCAGGGCCAGCGCCCTGCCCTCGTCGTGATCGATTCGATCCAGACCATGTGGTCAGGCGAAGTCGAGAGCGCTCCGGGCACGGTGACGCAGGTGCGCGGCTCGGCACAGGCGCTGATCCGCTACGCGAAGACCAGTGGCGTCTGCCTGATCCTGGTCGGCCACGTCACCAAGGACGGGCAAATCGCCGGCCCGCGCGTGGTCGAGCATATGGTCGATGCCGTGCTGTCGTTCGAAGGCGAAGGCGCGCACTCGTTCCGCATCCTCCGCGGCCAGAAGAACCGCTTCGGCGCCACCGACGAGATCGGCGTCTTCGAGATGACCGGCAAGGGCCTGTCGGAGGTGACGAACCCCTCGGCGCTCTTTCTCGCCGGTCGCGACCAGCCCGCGCCGGGCGCTGCCGTCTTCGCCGGCGTCGAGGGCACGCGTCCGGTGTTGGTCGAGATTCAGGCGCTCGTCGCGCCGACCGCGCTGGGCACACCGCGGCGCGCCGTCGTCGGCTGGGAGAACAGCCGGCTCGCCATGGTGCTCGCCGTGCTCGAAACCCATGGCGGTCTGCGGCTCGGCCAGCACGACGTCTACCTCAACGTCGCCGGCGGCCTGCGCGTCAACGAGCCGGCTGCCGATATCGCGGTCGCGGCGGCGCTCGTCTCGTCGCTAACGGGGGCGATCCTGCCGCAGGAGGCGGTGTATTTCGGCGAGATCGCGCTGTCCGGCTCGATCAGGCCGGTCTCAGTCGCGGCCGCGCGTCTCAGGGAGGCGGCGAAGCTCGGTTTCGAGTCGGCGCTGATGCCGGCCGGCGGTGCCGACCATGGCGACGGCAACGGCCTCAGCTTGCGCCGTTTCGGCCATGTCACGGAACTCGTTGCCGATATTGCCGCACGCGCGCCGCGCAGAGATGTGAAATGA
- the alr gene encoding alanine racemase: MPVDSPETGAYGATLTIDLDALVSNWRLLGKRAETEAGAVVKADAYGIGIEPAVTALSKAGCRNFFVAHLSEGIRARKSAPKATVYILNGLLPGSAGLYAEHGLSPVLGSHEELLEWASFRQTGAKVRSAALHVDTAMNRLGLWPGEGLNLAREKSGAIAAADIGLVMSHFASSEDEADPANARQIAAFAEIAAAFPDLPASLKNSSGHFLKDCPSYQLTRPGYALYGGNPTPGKPNPMQPVVGLEATIIQTREVEAGTQVGYNGRWTAKGRRKLATICLGYADGYPRNGSWTDTITGGSALVDGVRCPFVGSVSMDLIIIDVTDAPAGSAQRGAPVTLIGGALDLEAVGAGAKTIGYEILTSLGRRYARRYIGG; this comes from the coding sequence ATGCCTGTCGATTCGCCTGAAACCGGCGCCTATGGCGCGACCCTGACCATCGACCTCGACGCGCTGGTCTCGAACTGGCGGCTCCTCGGCAAGCGCGCCGAAACGGAAGCCGGGGCGGTGGTGAAGGCGGACGCCTACGGCATCGGCATCGAACCGGCCGTCACGGCGCTCTCCAAGGCTGGCTGCCGGAACTTTTTCGTTGCGCATCTCTCCGAAGGCATCCGGGCCCGCAAGTCCGCGCCGAAGGCAACGGTCTACATCCTGAACGGCCTCCTGCCGGGCAGCGCCGGGCTCTACGCCGAGCATGGCCTCTCGCCGGTGCTCGGCTCGCATGAGGAGCTGCTGGAATGGGCCTCGTTCCGCCAGACCGGCGCGAAGGTGCGTTCGGCGGCGCTGCATGTCGACACGGCGATGAACCGGCTTGGCCTCTGGCCTGGCGAGGGGCTGAACCTTGCCCGCGAGAAGTCGGGCGCGATCGCAGCCGCCGATATCGGTCTGGTCATGAGCCATTTCGCCTCGTCCGAAGACGAGGCCGATCCCGCCAATGCCCGCCAGATCGCCGCCTTCGCCGAGATCGCTGCCGCCTTCCCGGATCTGCCGGCCTCGCTCAAGAACTCCTCGGGCCATTTCCTCAAGGACTGCCCTTCCTACCAGCTCACCCGACCGGGCTATGCGCTCTATGGCGGCAATCCGACGCCAGGCAAGCCGAACCCGATGCAGCCGGTCGTCGGCCTCGAGGCCACGATCATCCAGACCCGCGAGGTCGAGGCCGGGACGCAGGTCGGCTATAATGGCCGTTGGACCGCCAAAGGCAGGCGCAAGCTCGCCACCATCTGCCTCGGCTATGCCGACGGCTATCCGCGCAACGGCAGCTGGACCGATACGATCACCGGCGGCTCGGCGCTCGTCGACGGTGTGCGCTGCCCCTTCGTCGGCTCGGTCTCGATGGACCTGATCATCATCGACGTCACCGACGCGCCTGCAGGCAGCGCCCAGCGCGGCGCGCCCGTCACGCTGATCGGCGGCGCACTGGACCTGGAAGCGGTCGGCGCCGGCGCCAAGACGATCGGCTACGAGATCCTGACCAGCCTCGGCCGTCGCTACGCACGGCGTTATATCGGCGGCTGA
- a CDS encoding replicative DNA helicase, with product MATATALVTRLDNREAEYRVQPHNIEAEQALLGAILVNNDAFYRVSDFLLPDHFFEPIHQRVFELTASLIRAGKIATPITLKTFVNDLDLGEITPSQYLARLAAEATTVINAGDYGRTIYDLAVRRQLIGVGEDLVNVAYDAPVEMAPREQIEDAERKLYELAEKGRYEGGFQKFDGALRLAIDMAASAYQRAGGLSGISTGLRDVDQRMGGLQRSDLLVLAGRPAMGKTSLATNIAFNIAKAWRGERQEDGSIKTVDGGVVGFFSLEMSADQLATRVVAEQSGISSYKIRQGRITEGDFARLTDVAAQIEKLPLYIDQTGGISIAQLMARARRLKRQKGLDVLFIDYLQLLSGSSKNSQNRVQELTEITTSLKALAKELNVPIVALSQLSRQVENRDDKRPQLADLRESGSIEQDADVVMFVYREEYYLKGKEPRPGTEEHNKWQIEMEAAHGLAELIIGKQRHGPTGTVALQFDADVTRFSDRADDLRLPDRE from the coding sequence ATGGCCACCGCTACAGCCCTCGTCACCCGCCTCGACAACCGCGAGGCCGAATACCGTGTCCAGCCTCACAACATCGAGGCCGAGCAGGCACTGCTGGGCGCGATCCTGGTCAATAATGACGCCTTCTACCGCGTCTCGGACTTCCTGCTGCCGGACCATTTCTTCGAGCCGATCCACCAGCGCGTCTTCGAACTGACGGCGAGCCTGATCCGGGCCGGCAAGATCGCGACGCCGATCACGCTCAAGACCTTCGTCAACGACCTCGATCTCGGCGAGATCACGCCGAGCCAGTACCTCGCTCGTCTCGCCGCCGAGGCGACGACCGTCATCAACGCCGGCGACTATGGCCGCACGATCTACGACCTCGCCGTGCGCCGGCAGCTCATCGGCGTCGGCGAGGATCTGGTGAACGTCGCCTACGACGCCCCCGTCGAGATGGCGCCGCGCGAACAGATCGAGGATGCCGAGCGCAAGCTTTACGAGCTCGCGGAAAAGGGCCGCTACGAGGGCGGCTTCCAGAAATTCGACGGCGCGCTGCGGCTGGCCATCGACATGGCGGCAAGCGCCTATCAACGCGCCGGCGGCCTCTCCGGCATCTCGACGGGCCTGCGCGACGTCGATCAACGCATGGGCGGCCTGCAGCGCTCGGACCTGCTCGTGCTCGCCGGCCGTCCCGCCATGGGCAAGACCTCGCTCGCCACCAACATCGCCTTCAACATCGCCAAGGCCTGGCGCGGCGAGCGGCAGGAAGACGGCTCGATCAAGACGGTGGATGGCGGCGTCGTCGGCTTCTTCTCGCTCGAAATGTCGGCCGACCAGCTTGCGACCCGCGTCGTCGCCGAACAATCGGGCATTTCCTCCTACAAGATCAGGCAGGGCCGCATCACCGAGGGCGACTTCGCCCGGCTGACGGACGTCGCGGCGCAGATCGAGAAACTGCCGCTCTATATCGACCAGACCGGCGGCATCTCGATCGCGCAGCTGATGGCGCGCGCCCGGCGGCTGAAGCGCCAGAAGGGGCTCGACGTCCTGTTCATCGACTACCTGCAGCTGCTCTCCGGCTCGTCCAAGAACAGCCAGAACCGCGTGCAGGAGCTGACCGAGATCACGACCAGCCTGAAGGCGCTGGCGAAGGAGCTCAACGTTCCGATCGTCGCGCTCTCCCAGCTCTCACGTCAGGTCGAAAACCGCGACGACAAGCGCCCCCAGCTCGCCGACCTGCGCGAATCCGGCTCGATCGAGCAGGACGCCGACGTGGTGATGTTCGTCTACCGCGAGGAATATTACCTCAAGGGCAAGGAGCCGCGCCCCGGTACCGAAGAGCACAACAAGTGGCAGATCGAGATGGAAGCAGCCCACGGCCTCGCCGAGCTGATCATCGGCAAGCAGCGCCACGGCCCGACCGGCACGGTGGCCTTGCAGTTCGATGCGGATGTGACACGCTTCTCCGACCGCGCCGACGACCTGCGCCTCCCGGACCGTGAATGA
- the rplI gene encoding 50S ribosomal protein L9, protein MEVILLERVAKLGQMGDIVRVRDGFGRNFLLARGKALRATEENKKRFESQKLELETRNLELKSEADAIAERLNGQSVVILRQSGESGVLYGSVSTRDIAEALSAEGFKVARNQVTLNTPIKTLGLHTVPVVLHPEVAVTVTVNVARSAEEADRQAAGENVTAREEFDLDDLGLEVGAALAEAGDDER, encoded by the coding sequence ATGGAAGTGATCCTGCTCGAACGCGTCGCCAAGCTCGGCCAGATGGGCGACATCGTCCGCGTCCGCGACGGCTTCGGCCGCAATTTCCTGCTCGCCCGCGGCAAGGCGCTGCGCGCCACCGAGGAGAACAAGAAGCGCTTCGAGAGCCAGAAGCTCGAGCTCGAGACCCGCAACCTCGAGCTGAAGTCGGAAGCCGATGCGATCGCTGAGCGCCTCAACGGCCAGAGCGTCGTCATCCTGCGCCAGTCGGGCGAATCCGGCGTGCTCTACGGCTCGGTCTCGACCCGCGATATCGCCGAGGCGCTTTCGGCCGAAGGCTTCAAGGTCGCCCGCAACCAGGTGACGCTGAACACCCCGATCAAGACGCTCGGCCTGCACACCGTCCCGGTCGTGCTGCACCCGGAAGTCGCCGTCACGGTCACCGTCAACGTCGCCCGCTCGGCCGAAGAGGCCGACCGCCAGGCCGCCGGCGAGAACGTCACGGCCCGCGAGGAGTTCGACCTCGACGATCTCGGCCTCGAGGTTGGCGCGGCGCTGGCCGAGGCCGGCGACGACGAGCGCTGA
- a CDS encoding DUF2232 domain-containing protein encodes MIPIVGIGAGLVAALLFSVVITGSPLSALLYSAAPLPIFIASLGWNHRSGLFATAAGALAVAVALAPTGGIAFALIIGLPAWWIAYLALLARTDAQGAVEWYPLGNLMVWIAATAALATVGSALVMTTDYETYRSVIARMIESLLNEMVRGRLISLPAGIEVGELAHSLAPAVPLGIGASFVTTIAANLWLAARAVKVSGRLPRPWPFIPATALPRKALLLFLLAAFLTSLGGFIGLAATAFTGALLAAFMFSGLALLHDISRGRPWRAPMLISVYVALIVMQAVLTPLLALIGLADSLFGLRRRAALPPPPAQT; translated from the coding sequence ATGATTCCGATTGTCGGCATCGGCGCGGGCCTCGTTGCGGCCCTGCTCTTCTCAGTGGTGATCACCGGATCGCCGCTGTCGGCGCTGCTGTATTCCGCCGCCCCGCTCCCGATCTTCATCGCCTCCCTCGGCTGGAACCACCGCTCCGGGCTTTTCGCCACGGCTGCGGGCGCGCTCGCCGTCGCCGTAGCGCTTGCCCCGACCGGCGGCATCGCCTTTGCGCTCATCATCGGCCTGCCGGCCTGGTGGATCGCCTATCTTGCCCTGCTGGCCCGCACCGACGCCCAGGGCGCCGTCGAGTGGTATCCGCTCGGCAACCTCATGGTCTGGATCGCAGCCACCGCAGCGCTCGCCACCGTCGGCAGCGCGCTGGTGATGACGACCGATTACGAGACCTATCGCTCGGTGATCGCACGGATGATCGAGAGCCTGCTGAACGAGATGGTGCGCGGCCGCCTGATCTCGCTGCCAGCAGGGATCGAAGTCGGCGAACTGGCGCACAGCCTGGCCCCTGCCGTTCCGCTCGGAATCGGTGCTTCCTTCGTCACCACCATTGCCGCCAATCTCTGGCTGGCCGCCCGTGCCGTGAAGGTCTCCGGCCGGCTGCCACGCCCCTGGCCCTTCATTCCGGCGACCGCCCTGCCCCGCAAGGCGCTGCTGCTGTTCCTGCTGGCCGCCTTCCTGACCTCGCTTGGCGGCTTCATCGGCCTTGCGGCGACCGCCTTCACCGGCGCCCTGCTCGCCGCCTTCATGTTCAGCGGGCTCGCCCTGCTGCACGACATCTCGCGCGGCCGCCCCTGGCGGGCGCCGATGCTGATCTCGGTCTACGTCGCACTCATCGTGATGCAGGCCGTGCTGACACCGCTGCTCGCGCTCATCGGGCTCGCCGACTCGCTGTTCGGCCTGCGCAGGCGCGCGGCGTTGCCTCCTCCGCCTGCCCAAACCTGA
- the rpsR gene encoding 30S ribosomal protein S18 — MSTASAGARRPFFRRRKSCPFSGEGAPKIDYKDVRLLSRYISERGKIVPSRITAVSAKKQRELAQAIKRARFLGLLPYVIR, encoded by the coding sequence ATGTCGACTGCATCCGCTGGCGCCCGTCGCCCCTTCTTCCGCCGTCGCAAGTCCTGCCCGTTCTCGGGCGAGGGCGCTCCGAAGATCGACTACAAGGACGTCCGTCTCCTCTCGCGCTACATCTCCGAGCGCGGCAAGATCGTGCCGTCCCGCATCACGGCGGTTTCCGCCAAGAAGCAGCGTGAGCTCGCCCAGGCGATCAAGCGCGCCCGCTTCCTCGGCCTGCTGCCTTACGTCATCCGCTGA
- the rpsF gene encoding 30S ribosomal protein S6, whose product MALYEHVLLARQDVSAQQVEALVEQFKGVIEANGGAIRKVEYWGVKSLGYRIKKNRKAHYTLLNIEGPSAAVLEMERQMRINEDILRFMTIKVDELEEGPSAMLQKRDRDDRPERGGDRFERGPRRDRPRREDEATETAEAEA is encoded by the coding sequence ATGGCATTGTACGAGCATGTGCTGCTCGCGCGGCAGGATGTCAGCGCGCAGCAGGTCGAAGCTCTTGTCGAGCAGTTCAAGGGCGTGATCGAAGCGAATGGCGGCGCCATCCGCAAGGTCGAGTATTGGGGCGTCAAGTCCCTCGGCTACCGCATCAAGAAGAACCGCAAGGCGCACTACACGCTGCTGAACATCGAGGGCCCCTCCGCCGCCGTGCTGGAGATGGAGCGCCAGATGCGCATCAACGAGGACATCCTGCGCTTCATGACCATCAAGGTCGACGAGCTGGAGGAAGGTCCCTCGGCCATGCTGCAGAAGCGTGACCGCGACGACCGTCCGGAGCGTGGCGGCGACCGTTTCGAGCGCGGCCCGCGCCGTGACCGTCCGCGTCGTGAAGACGAAGCGACCGAAACCGCCGAAGCGGAGGCCTGA